GCGTATTGTCGCCGCTGTTCACGCACGCACAGAAAGGGACACCCCAGAAACGAGAAACCCCGATGGGCTGAACCCACCGGGGCTGACGGCGGGCGTAATGCACTTGCCGTCGGATTTGGCGGAGAGAGTTTGATGTCTCCCCAGCCTGGAAGCAACAGATTGCTCCCTTTGGAGCCGGCAGACGGTCAGACCGTGTTGCCAGCTGATGCCAGTCGCAATGACAGGCAAGCACAGGTTACCCCGGTTCGGCCATTGCTTCAAGGGTTTCGCCCAGGTGCGACCATGTGGATTTTCAATCACGCAACCACGGCCCATTCACCCGCCTCGAACGACCCACCCCGAGAACGAAAGGTATCAATTGCCCGACAAACGGTCAAAAGTGGCACACGGGACTGGAAGCCCGATCCACGCTGGTGGTGTCGCTAGGGATGTCTGTGCATCACAGTCCATCACATCTTCTTAATACACAAAAGTCATAATAAATAACATCTTAAACATTGACTTGACATGTACAACTCCATAACATCCGTCGGCTTTGCCCATCCAGGGTAAACCCGACCCGCTGCCGAACCCGGCTAAGTCGATCGCCAGGCCCATGAGGTCCTGCCGTCGATGGCGACCCAATCCAGTCGACCGGACCCACCCGTCAGGGCGACACAGAAAGGAGCGACAACATGACAGCGCAACAACAACAAACAAGGAGCACCAAAGGTGCCAAGGCGGCCCTCATGGCCGCACTGGGCGATGTGTCCCGCGGCTTTTTCGACATCACCCACAATGGCCTGGCGCTGCTGGGCACCCTGCTGGCCGTCGGACTGATCACGCTGGCCGCGCGCAGCGATCTGCGAACCAGCGCCGAACAACAGCTGCTCGGCTGGTTGCTGGAGCGCCAAGTAGCAACGACCGAAACCGCAGACGCGGCCGTGTTCAACCCCGAGCCCAGCGCCATCGAGCGCGTCACCGCCGTCCAGCCGACCGACCTCCCAAAACAGCAGGCCAATGTGGCCTTCTGGTTGAGCCGCAAATACCGTGTGGCGCCCGAACCCCTGAGCGTGCTGGTGGCGGAGGCCTTTGACGTCGGCCAGAAAGCCCGGGTAGATCCCACGCTGATCCTCGCGGTCATGGCCATCGAGTCGCGTTTCAACCCGTTTGCACAGAGCCCCGTGGGTGCACAAGGCCTGATGCAGGTGCTGACCCGGGTCCACACCGACAAATACGAGGATTTCGGCGGGCGACTGGCGGCCTTCGACCCGGTGTCGAACCTTCGTGTGGGCGCCAAAGTGCTGCAGGACTGCATCAAGCAGGCAGGCTCGATCGAGGGCGGCCTGCGGCTTTACGTGGGCGCAGTCTCATCCGATGGCGGTGACTACATCAACAAGGTCATGGCGGAACACCTGCGCATCCAGAGCGTGGCCCTGGGCAAACCCATGCCACGCTATTTCCCGCAAATCCAACGCACCCAGGTGATCGCACCCGCGACCGTCGAGCCCACACCCGAGCCAGACTCTGCGACCGACTTCGAAGCGGAAGCGCCTGCGGCCCCCGTCGTCCCACCCGAGACGCCTCTGGCGAACTCGTGATCGAGCCGCACACGCAAACCCCACGGGCGTCCGATCTCTCCATTTGACAGCCATGGCCCGCGCAAGCCTCGGCTAAACTAACCGGGTACGCGACTGGCGATAGGCGCACCAACCGAAGGACGAACTCCTTCTGACTGGCTGCGTTGACGTGGCCCCCCGGCGCTGAAAGCGATCAGCGGCCGGGACAACCACTGGGAAGCGTGCCGCCCGGCCCGACCGGGTGTTCAGCCGTTCGCCTGGGCAGCCCCTGCCGATGTGGTCCACATCGCGCCGGGATCCACGTTACCCAAGACTGCCACCATGTACGACCGCAACATCCTCATCGAGCAAACCGATCCCGAACTGTTTGCCGCCATCCAGGCCGAAAACGCGCGCCAGGAACACCACATCGAGCTGATCGCCAGCGAAAACTACGCTTCACCCGCGGTCATGGCCGCCCAGGGCACCCAGCTCACCAACAAATACGCCGAAGGCTATCCGGGCCGCCGCTACTACGGTGGCTGCGAGTACGTGGACGTGGCCGAACAGCTGGCCATTGACCGTGTGAAACAGATCTTCGGCGCCGACGCCGCCAACGTGCAACCGCATTGCGGCGCCTCGGCCAACGAGGCCGTGTTCCTCGCCTTCCTCAAGCCGGGCGACACCATCATGGGCATGAGCCTGGCCGAAGGTGGTCACCTCACCCACGGCATGGCGCTCAACATGAGCGGCAAGTGGTTCAACGTGGTCAGCTACGGCCTGAACGACAAGGAAGAAATCGACTACGACGCCATGGAGCGCAAGGCCCACGAGACCAAGCCCAAGCTCATCATTGCCGGCGCCTCGGCCTACAGCCTGCGCATTGATTTCGAACGCTTCGCCAAAGTGGCGAAAGACGTCGGCGCCATCTTCATGGTGGACATGGCCCACTACGCCGGACTGATTGCGGCTGGCGTGTACCCCAACCCAGTGCCTTTTGCCGACGTGGTGACCTCCACCACCCACAAGAGCCTGCGCGGCCCGCGCGGCGGCATCATCCTGATGAAGGCCGAGCACGAAAAAGCCATCAACAGCGCCATCTTCCCAGGACTGCAGGGTGGCCCGTTGATGCACGTGATCGCGGCCAAGGCCGTGGCTTTCAAGGAAGCACTGGCGCCGGAGTTCAAGGCCTATCAGCAACAGGTGGTGAAGAACGCCCAGATCGTGGCCGAGACCCTGACCCAGCGTGGGCTGCGCATCGTGAGCGGCCGCACCGAGAGCCACGTGATGCTGGTGGACCTGCGCGCCAAGGGCATCACCGGCAAGGAAGCCGAGGCCGTGCTGGGCAGCGCCCACATGACGATCAACAAGAACGCCATCCCCAACGACCCAGAAAAGCCGATGGTCACCAGCGGCGTGCGCATCGGCACCCCGGCCATGACCACCCGAGGCTTCAAGGACGAAGAGGCCCGGCTGACCGCCAACCTGATCGCCGACGTGCTGGACAACCCGCGCGACCCAGCCAACATCGAGGCCGTGCGCGCCAAGGTCAACGCGCTGACGGCCCGGTTCCCGGTCTATAAATAAGCCATGCTCCTGCCTGCGCCGCCGCGCGGGACGCGATCCGTCATCGGTAGCGCATCTCGCCAGTGGGCGGCCAGGCAGCAACCCTCTGTATATTGGTGTACCCATGAAATGCCCCTTCTGCGGTCACCTGGAGACCCAGGTCGTTGAGACCCGGATCTCCGAAGACGCCGACTTCATCCGCCGCCGCCGCCAATGTGGCCACTGCGAAAAGCGCTTCACCACCTATGAGCGCCCGGAAGTCAGCTTTCCAGCCGTGGTGAAAAAAGACGGTCGGCGCGTCGACTACGTGCCCGCCAAGCTCAGGGCGTCCTTCGCGCTGGCGCTGCGCAAACGCCCGGTCAGCACCGAGCAGGTCGACGCCGCCATCGAGCGCATCGAAGAAAAGCTGCTCAACCTGGGCGTCCGCGAAGTTCCCGCCACCCGCCTGGGTGAAATGGTGATGCGCGAACTCAAGAAGCTCGACAAAGTCGCCTACATACGCTTCGCGAGCGTGTACCGCAGCTTCGACGATGTGAACGAGTTCATGGACGCCGTGAGAGAAACCACCTCACGCAGCAGTGGCTGAAGCACCAAGGGCATCAACCCCGTTTCCGTACAGCCGGACAGACGCTCCGTCCATCGTTCTTCGTACATCCGGGCCAAACCCGACTGTTACGCTATGAAAACATAGCAGGCCAGAGGTTACTCTGACCTTGTTACCAGTTGCTGTTTGTTTCGGAGATCGATTGGACAAGTCCACATACCCATTGAGCAAACCGACTCGACACCGTTCGGGCGGCTTTACGCTCATCGAGCTGATGGTGACGCTCGCCGTGGCAGCGATCCTTCTGGGTATCGCCGTACCCAGCTTCCAGGGCATGATGGAAAAAAATCGGGTCGCTGCGCAATCCAACGAGTTGCTGGGTGGGCTGCAAACCGCGCGCAGCGAGGCCATTCGCAAGAACGCAACGCACCGGTTCTGCAGTGCGAGCACTGGCTGGATCGTTCGCACGCCCTCTTCAGCCACGGCCATCCGCGAAGGCACCCTGCAAGGCAGCACCACGGTGGGCACCTTCTGCGCAGACTACCGGGCCGACGGCCTGCCTTACAGCTGCACCTGCGACACGGCCACCGTCGGTACCACCTTGATCACCGGTGGCCAGATCACCATCACGTCAGGCGCACAAACCCGCAACATCCGGATTCGCACGGGATCGATCCATGTCGAATAAACACAGACAACCTGCCCGTCCGGCGCGTGCCGGCCGTTCTTCCCAACGAGGCTTCGGCCTCATCGAAGTGCTCGTGGCCGTGCTCGTGCTGGCCATCGGCCTGCTGGGCATTGCAGGCCTGCAAAGCAGTACGCTGAAGAACAACCAGAGCGCATTCGAGCGCAGCCAGGCCGTGACCTTGAGCTACCTGATGCTGGACGCGATGCGCGCCAACGTGAATGCCGCGCGTACCGGGCAATACAACATCAGCAGAACATGCAGCGTCAGCGCCAGCACCACACTGATTACCAGCGACCAACGTCTCTGGATGCAGGCGCTGAAGCAGACCCTGGGAGATCGTGACACCACCTGCGGACAAATCACCTGCCAGGGTGAGCGATGCACCGTCCGCATCTTCTGGGACGACACGCGGGCTATCAGCGGCGACTCCAATCAGATGGTCGAGACGATCAGTGTGCTGTGAGAACAACCATGACCCAGCGTCCCAGAATTTCCAGACCCCGCCCCTCCCGCAGACAGATTCGCGGCTTCGGTATTGTTGAGCTCATGGTGGCCATTGCGCTGGGGTTGTTCCTGGTGGGTGGCGTCATCGGCGTGTTCGTCACCAATCAGCAGGCTTATCGCACCACCGAGCAGCTCTCCCGCATGCAGGAAAGCGGACGCACCGCCGTGGAACTGATGGCGCGGCAAGTGCGCGAAGCCGGCGGAAGTCCGTGTGGTCGGGGTGTGCCCACCGCGGATGTGATAAACCCTGATTCCGGTGGCAGCGCCTTCTGGTGGGCCAATTGGACCGATGGCATCCGGGGCTATGACAACAGTACGGCAGCCAACGGCATCACCATCGGAACCGGTGCGGGTCAACGGGTCGATGGCACCGATGCGGTCTTCCTGGTGTTTGGCAACCTGAACACCGGCGTGCGGATCAACGGGCACGTTCCCACTTCGGCCCAGTTTGACGTAGGCACCAACAGTCATGGCCTAGTGGATGGCGACATCGTACTGGTGTGCAACTATCGGCAGGCCGCTCTTCTGCAGGTGACCAGTGCGAGTACCTCCAATAGCACTGTGGTTCACAACACAGGTGTTGCTGGGGTGTCGCCCGGAAACTGCAGCAAGGGTTTGGGCTACCCCACCGATTGCTCGAACGTCAACGGCAATCTGTACGACTTCAGTGGCGGCTACATGGTCAAGCTGACCAGCGAGATCTGGTACATCGGATTCAATGGGCGTGGTGGGCGGTCTCTATACAGAGCACGATTGGTGAACAGCGGTGGAACAGTCAGCGCAACGCCGCTGATTGAAGAGATTGCCGAAGGTGTCACCGACATGCAACTGACCTATCTGGAAACAGACGCCACGGGTGCATTGCCGACCGACTACGCGACCGCAGCCTCCGTCACCAGTTGGCCCCGGGTCAATGCCGTTCGCGTCACGCTGACCTTACAAAGCCTGCAGAACGTGGGCACCGACGGCGCCGCCCTGCAGCGCCAGATGACGCACGTGGTCACCCTTCGCAACCGCCTGCCATGAAGCCATTGCACACTTCCCACATACCCGCACCGAGACAGGAGCGCGGCGCCGTGCTCATCATCTCGCTCATCCTGCTGGTCCTCATCACATTGATCGGCGTGGCCAGTCTGCGCAACGTGGTGCTGGAAGCGAAGATGTCCTCCAACTTCTACGACCGCAGCCTAGCCTTCCAGTCGGCTGAAGCTGGGCTGCGTGCAGGCGAAGCCGTGGCCGCGGCTCAGGCCCAGACAACCCCCAAGCACACCAGTGCCCTGGCGCTCGCCGCGCCCACCAACGCCACCGAATGCAGTTCAACCTGTTCCGGCGGCCTGTGCTCCGCGCCGGGTCTCTACTGTGAAGGCCGTTGGGCCATGAACGGTTTCTCAGGTTGGACCAACGCCACCGTCAGCCTGAATACCCAGGCCGGGTCCTCGCCGCAGTATTTCGTGGAATTCCTGGGCAACGCGTTCCCCTGCGACCCCAGCACACCGCTGGTGAATGTCACCTGCGCCCGCTACCGCATCACGGCGCGCAGCCAAGCCGGATCCGATCGGGCGGAAGTGATTCTGCAGTCCGTCTACGCCACGGAATGACACCAAAAAAGTGAAAAGAAGGAAGGTCATCATGAAGCTGTCCACGCTCGCCAACCGTGTCGCAAAGGTGGCACTGACCACCCTGGCGGCCGGCATTTATCTCAGTGCCGGTGCCGTGACATGGCCCAGCACCCCTCTGGGGTCTACCACCAATGCCACCCCCATGACCATGCTGGTCATGAGCAAGGACCACAAGCTGTTCTACGAGGCCTACAACGATGCCAGCGACGTCGATGGTGATGGCACGCTGGACATCCGGTTCAAGCCGTCGATCAACTACTACGGCTTGTTTGACTCCGGTTATTGCTACAACTACAGCAGCGACCGTTTTGAGCCGGCCGGCACCACGGACAATCTGGGCCGTTGTACCGGCTCGGCCCAATGGTCTGGCCGCTGGCTCAACTACATGACCACCAGCCGCATCGACGCCTTGCGCAAAGTGCTCTATGGTGGCCACCGGGAGGTCGACACCACCAGCGACACCGTGCTGCGCCGCGCCTACATTCCGCAAGATTCGCACAGCTGGGGCAAGGAGTACCACAGCGAAACGACCGATGGTTACAAGATCAGCGACTACACCCCGTTCAACGAGCCCAATGGCACCAACCGTCGGCATTTTTTCGGCAGCCTGACCAGTACCGATGGAGTCAACTGCAGCACGTTGAGCGATTGCAGTGATACACGTCAGCCGCTGCTGCGCGTACGGACGAGTGTTAGCGGCGACCACCGGATCTGGGAATGGGCCTCCAAGGAGCGCCCGGTGCTGGGCAGCACGCTGTCCACAGGCAACTTCCCGAACAACACCGATGGCGAAGTCAACTACCGTGTCCGGGTTCAGGTCTGTACCGTCAACTTCCACAATGGCTGCAAGCAGTACACCAACGGTGGCACCCCCGTTTACAAACCGGTGGGGCTGCTGCACGACTACGGCGAAAACGAGAGCATGTACTTCGGCTTGCTGTCGGGCAGCTACGACAAGCCCATGAGTGGCGGACGGCTGCGCAAAGCAGTGTCCTCTTTTGCCGAAGAAGTCAACGGCACCACCGGGCAGTTCAACGCCAGTGCCCCCATCGTCAACACCCTCAACAAGCTGCGCATACGGGACTTCAACAACACACGAAGCGACAACGCCTATCGCGCGGGCTGGGTCACGACACGATCGATGACCGATGGCGAATTTGCCGACTGGGGCAATCCGGTGGGTGAATTGTTGTACGAAGCCACTCGCTACTTTTCCGGTAAAGGTGTCGCCACCACCGCCTACGCGGATGGCACTACGATTGATGGAGAGGCAGGTCTAAGCTCTGCAACTTGGGATGACCCGTATGCGTCCAACAGCGCTGCCAGTGCATCTTCCTGCGCGCGAGCCAATTTCCTGACCATCTCGGACGTCAACCCGTCATTCGACTCGGACCAGATCCCTGGCGTCTACAGCGAGTTTGGTACGTTCACGGGTGACCTGACTGGACTGAACGTCGAAACCATCGGCGACACCATCACCTCGCTGGAGTCCAACATCACCGGCCTGCGGTTCATCGGCCAGTCCGATACCGTTTATGACACGGCACCAACACCCAAGACCGTGACATCGCTGGGGCGGGTCCGCGGCTTGGCACCCGAAGAACCCACCAAGCGAGGCAGCTACTACAGCGCGTCGGTGGCCCGCTACGCCAAGACCACCGATTTGCGCACCACGTTGACGGGCAACCAGACTGTTGACACCTATGTGGTGGCGTTGAGCTCTCCCCTGCCCAAGATCGCGGTCAAGACATCCAGCGGGCGGACCATCACCATCGTTCCGTTCGCCAAGTCGGTGAGTGGTGGCGGCATTTCGAACACCAAGGGGCAGTTCCAGCCCACCAACCAGATTGTCGACTTCTATGTGGAGAAGATCGCCAATTCGGGGACCAGCGATGCCGACAGCAGCGTGAACGATGGCCGCTATTACGCCGAGTTCCAGATCAACTTCGAGGACGTGGAGCAAGGCGCCGACCATGACATGGACGCCATCTCGAAGTATGTCGTCAAGGAAAATGCATCGGGCCAGGTCGAGGTGACGGTCACACCCACCTACCAGGCCGGTGGCATTCAGCAGAACATGGGCTACATCGTGTCGGGCTCCACGCAGGATGGGGTCTACCTGGTGGCCCGGGATGAAACCTCAAGCCCCATGTATTTCCTGAACGTCCCCGCGGGACGGACGCCCGGCTACTGTGATGGGACATTGACGGCGGCCCAGCAGACCGAGTGCCAGAACATCCCATCCATCGGGCAGACCGTATCCACATACACGTTCACGACCAGCACCAGCCCTTCCGCCACCCTGCTCAAGGACCCGTTGTGGTACGCCGCCAAATACGGCGGTTATGTGGACCTCAACAAGAGTGGGGGCCTGGACCAAGATTCGGAATGGGACAAGGACAATGATGGCGTACCGGATACCTACTTCTTCGTGCAGAACCCGTTGAAACTCAAAGACTCCCTCAAGAAGGCGTTCGAGAACATCATCGAGAGAAGTGGCAGTGGTGGCAACGTGGTGGCCAACAGCACGTCCCTGTCGACCGAAACCTTTGTCTACCAAGGCATCTTCAACAGTGAAAAGTGGTCTGGCGATCTGCGGGCCTATCAAGCCACTGCCGACGGCGTCGCTGACACTCCGGCATGGCTTGCATCGGAACATGTCCCTGCACATGGCGCTCGCCGCATCTACTACGGATCCCTGAGCAGCGGCAGTCTGGTGGGCAGAGCGTTCGAGTGGTCTATCTTGTCAACGGGTGAGCAAGCCCTGTTTGACAACTCCTCGAACATCCTGAACTACCTCCGTGGCGACCGCACCCAGGAAGCGAGCAACACCCTGCGCCCCCGCAACCCGGACTCGGTGCTGGGTGACATCGCTCACTCGTCACCCTTCTACGTGAAGGACGTGAACACGGTCTTCATCGGTGCCAACGATGGCATGCTGCATGCCTTCGACGCGCAGGCAGGTGGCGAGCTTTTTGCCTACATCCCTAGCGCCGGTATGGCTCGGTTGAAAAACATTTCTAGCCTCAGCTATAACACCAGCCACGAGTTCTTTGTCGACGGCGACATCACCGTCTCGAACAGGAGCCAGACAGCTGGTGTGAATTACCTGGTCGGGGCCCTGGGCCGTGGCGGCAAGGGTCTGTTCGGCCTGAACGTGACCGACCCGGCCACCTTTGATGGGGACGATGTGCTGTGGGAGTATTTCTCCCCCACAGACCCAGACCTGGGCTATATGCTGGGTCGTCCGATCATTGCCCAGTTGCAGAACGGTACTTGGGCGGTGATCGTCGGCAACGGCTACAACAGCACCGACCAGAAGGCCGTGCTGTATGTGTTCAACTTGGCCACCGGTGCCCTGATCCGCAAGATCGATACCGGCGTGGCGGGAGACAATGGTCTGGCCACTCCGGGCCTGATTCTGGACAATACAGGCAAGGTCACCACCGCTTACGCGGGCGACCTCAAGGGCAATGTGTGGAAGTTCAACCTGAGCAGCAGTACCGCGACGGATTGGTCGGTGGCTTTCAGTGGAGCTCCCCTGTTCACGGCCACAAGCGCCGACGGGGACCCACAACCGATCACGGCGCCCATCACAACGCACCAAAAGTTGGTAGCGGAATACGCCGGTGACCCGCATTTGAACCAGTGGTACATCCATTTCGGTACCGGCAGTGACTTCCGGGTTTCGGACCCCAGCAACATCGACAAGCAGTCCTGGTATGGATTGATTGACGAAGGGGCGCCGATCGCGCGCTCCGATCTGCTGCTGACTCCGGGTTTTCAAATAACCTCGGGCTCGATTGGCGGCAGAGCAGCCCGCTCCTTCAAAGCGATTGACCCGGATGACATGCAACTCAAAAAAGGCTGGGTCATTGACCTGCCCGCCGTAGGTGAACGAATGGTCACGGCCTCTCGGGTTTATCAGCTGGCGGAGCCCACCCTGCTCGCCAGCTCCGTGATCCCGGTGGATGACGTTTGCAAGCCGGGTGGTACCGGTTACCTGAATGCGGTCAATCCTTACACCGGTGGCCGACTGACCCAACCCCTCTTCGACTTTGACGACGATGGGAGTTTCACCGACGACACATTCTCTGACGGCACCTATGGAGGCTCCATCGACCTGGGTATTGGCAAGCCCGGCGAACCCATCTTGATAGGCGACCGCCTGGTGGTGGGTGGCTCCGACGCCAAGTTGGGGGATGTTCGCGTCAACCTCGGTGGTGGTGGGTCATCGTTCCGTGGTCGCATTTCCTGGCGGGAGATTGTTCGATGAGCACTTGGCAAAAGTCGATCAGCCGCATGGCTGGCAAACGCATGAACAACACCTCCAGAATGCAGGGTTTCACCCTGATCGAGGTGATGATCGTGGTGGCGGTGGTTGCCATTCTTGCGGCGGTGGCCTACCCGAGCTACCAGCAATCGGTCGCCAAGACGCGCCGCGCTGCCGCGCAGGGATGCCTGGTGGAAATGGCCCAGTTCATGGAGCGCTTCTACACGACCAACATGCGCTATGACCAGACAGCGGCCGCTACGCCGGTGGCCGTGGCGCTGCCAAACCCGGCCTGCCGAGCGGACATGACCAACTTCTATACGTTCAGTTTCACATCGGGTCAACCGACGCAGTCGACTTACACGGTACAGGCGGCCCCCCAAGGAAGCCAGGCAACGGTCGATGCTGGATGTGGCACATTGACCCTGACACAGGCCGGCACCAAAGGCAGGACCGGCACGGCCGCATTGGGAGATTGCTGGCGGTGAGTTGCCGGACGCAGTCCTGAGAAGATCACGGGCACCACAGGCGTGCCCGTTTTTTTGCCGCATTCATGGGGATCAGGTCATGCAATCCCCATTTCGCCGCTCTTCGCGCACACGCCCTGCGGCGTTCATGATCAGCGCCGTCACGCCCCGTGTGGCAGGGACGCACACCCGCAGAGTACCCGCCAGAAATCCACCACCCGTTTGGATCGGGCGCCCGTCGGGGTCGAAGAGGATGTAGCGATTCATGCTGCCGTTGCCAGCAATGCTGGTCTGTGCGTCACCTTCATGCTCGGCCAGGATGCTTTCACCGGCGTCCCATTGGCCATTTGGCTGGCTGTCGAGATAAACCCGCCACCCACCAGACCATCCCTGCCCCCGAGGCGATAGCGTCACCGATCGCCCTCGTGAAATGGCAGCGCTGCGAGCCAGCGCCAGATGGGCGCTTAGCTGACTGGCCACCGCCCAGCGCCGCTGGGCATTGGACAGTTCCTGCCAGGATGGCAAAGCCAGGGTCGCCAGAATGGCGACCACCGACAGGACGACGAGCAACTCCAGCGCAGTCACCCCACGGGCTGCGTTCAGCTTCATGATTTCCCTCCCTTAACCACCAGGGAGAGCCGGCCCGAGCTGACCTATGATGGCGTGTCTCTGAGGACACCATGACACCATCGACCCCATCCCTGTCCGGAGTCTATTCGAGCACACCCGACCCTGAGAACCCCCATTCGGAGGACTCTTTGCAGGCGAGCCCGGTGCATGCGGCATTGGAAGCCAGCGCCAGGATCCGCACCCTCTGCCCGCCCAATCCGGCCGTGGGATGCACCCTGATTACCAGCAGCGGACACCGGGTGACGGGCAGCACGCAGGCGGTGGGCGGCCCGCACGCCGAGATCATGGCGCTGCGTGCGGCCGCTGAACAAGGCCTCAGTGTTCGCGGCGCCACGGCCTACGTGACGCTGGAACCCTGCTCCCACCACGGCCGCACACCCCCCTGCTGCGATGCGCTGATCGCGGCTGGC
This Hydrogenophaga taeniospiralis DNA region includes the following protein-coding sequences:
- a CDS encoding lytic transglycosylase domain-containing protein; the encoded protein is MAALGDVSRGFFDITHNGLALLGTLLAVGLITLAARSDLRTSAEQQLLGWLLERQVATTETADAAVFNPEPSAIERVTAVQPTDLPKQQANVAFWLSRKYRVAPEPLSVLVAEAFDVGQKARVDPTLILAVMAIESRFNPFAQSPVGAQGLMQVLTRVHTDKYEDFGGRLAAFDPVSNLRVGAKVLQDCIKQAGSIEGGLRLYVGAVSSDGGDYINKVMAEHLRIQSVALGKPMPRYFPQIQRTQVIAPATVEPTPEPDSATDFEAEAPAAPVVPPETPLANS
- a CDS encoding pilus assembly protein — encoded protein: MLIISLILLVLITLIGVASLRNVVLEAKMSSNFYDRSLAFQSAEAGLRAGEAVAAAQAQTTPKHTSALALAAPTNATECSSTCSGGLCSAPGLYCEGRWAMNGFSGWTNATVSLNTQAGSSPQYFVEFLGNAFPCDPSTPLVNVTCARYRITARSQAGSDRAEVILQSVYATE
- the glyA gene encoding serine hydroxymethyltransferase — translated: MYDRNILIEQTDPELFAAIQAENARQEHHIELIASENYASPAVMAAQGTQLTNKYAEGYPGRRYYGGCEYVDVAEQLAIDRVKQIFGADAANVQPHCGASANEAVFLAFLKPGDTIMGMSLAEGGHLTHGMALNMSGKWFNVVSYGLNDKEEIDYDAMERKAHETKPKLIIAGASAYSLRIDFERFAKVAKDVGAIFMVDMAHYAGLIAAGVYPNPVPFADVVTSTTHKSLRGPRGGIILMKAEHEKAINSAIFPGLQGGPLMHVIAAKAVAFKEALAPEFKAYQQQVVKNAQIVAETLTQRGLRIVSGRTESHVMLVDLRAKGITGKEAEAVLGSAHMTINKNAIPNDPEKPMVTSGVRIGTPAMTTRGFKDEEARLTANLIADVLDNPRDPANIEAVRAKVNALTARFPVYK
- a CDS encoding PilW family protein; translation: MTQRPRISRPRPSRRQIRGFGIVELMVAIALGLFLVGGVIGVFVTNQQAYRTTEQLSRMQESGRTAVELMARQVREAGGSPCGRGVPTADVINPDSGGSAFWWANWTDGIRGYDNSTAANGITIGTGAGQRVDGTDAVFLVFGNLNTGVRINGHVPTSAQFDVGTNSHGLVDGDIVLVCNYRQAALLQVTSASTSNSTVVHNTGVAGVSPGNCSKGLGYPTDCSNVNGNLYDFSGGYMVKLTSEIWYIGFNGRGGRSLYRARLVNSGGTVSATPLIEEIAEGVTDMQLTYLETDATGALPTDYATAASVTSWPRVNAVRVTLTLQSLQNVGTDGAALQRQMTHVVTLRNRLP
- a CDS encoding pilus assembly protein, with the translated sequence MKLSTLANRVAKVALTTLAAGIYLSAGAVTWPSTPLGSTTNATPMTMLVMSKDHKLFYEAYNDASDVDGDGTLDIRFKPSINYYGLFDSGYCYNYSSDRFEPAGTTDNLGRCTGSAQWSGRWLNYMTTSRIDALRKVLYGGHREVDTTSDTVLRRAYIPQDSHSWGKEYHSETTDGYKISDYTPFNEPNGTNRRHFFGSLTSTDGVNCSTLSDCSDTRQPLLRVRTSVSGDHRIWEWASKERPVLGSTLSTGNFPNNTDGEVNYRVRVQVCTVNFHNGCKQYTNGGTPVYKPVGLLHDYGENESMYFGLLSGSYDKPMSGGRLRKAVSSFAEEVNGTTGQFNASAPIVNTLNKLRIRDFNNTRSDNAYRAGWVTTRSMTDGEFADWGNPVGELLYEATRYFSGKGVATTAYADGTTIDGEAGLSSATWDDPYASNSAASASSCARANFLTISDVNPSFDSDQIPGVYSEFGTFTGDLTGLNVETIGDTITSLESNITGLRFIGQSDTVYDTAPTPKTVTSLGRVRGLAPEEPTKRGSYYSASVARYAKTTDLRTTLTGNQTVDTYVVALSSPLPKIAVKTSSGRTITIVPFAKSVSGGGISNTKGQFQPTNQIVDFYVEKIANSGTSDADSSVNDGRYYAEFQINFEDVEQGADHDMDAISKYVVKENASGQVEVTVTPTYQAGGIQQNMGYIVSGSTQDGVYLVARDETSSPMYFLNVPAGRTPGYCDGTLTAAQQTECQNIPSIGQTVSTYTFTTSTSPSATLLKDPLWYAAKYGGYVDLNKSGGLDQDSEWDKDNDGVPDTYFFVQNPLKLKDSLKKAFENIIERSGSGGNVVANSTSLSTETFVYQGIFNSEKWSGDLRAYQATADGVADTPAWLASEHVPAHGARRIYYGSLSSGSLVGRAFEWSILSTGEQALFDNSSNILNYLRGDRTQEASNTLRPRNPDSVLGDIAHSSPFYVKDVNTVFIGANDGMLHAFDAQAGGELFAYIPSAGMARLKNISSLSYNTSHEFFVDGDITVSNRSQTAGVNYLVGALGRGGKGLFGLNVTDPATFDGDDVLWEYFSPTDPDLGYMLGRPIIAQLQNGTWAVIVGNGYNSTDQKAVLYVFNLATGALIRKIDTGVAGDNGLATPGLILDNTGKVTTAYAGDLKGNVWKFNLSSSTATDWSVAFSGAPLFTATSADGDPQPITAPITTHQKLVAEYAGDPHLNQWYIHFGTGSDFRVSDPSNIDKQSWYGLIDEGAPIARSDLLLTPGFQITSGSIGGRAARSFKAIDPDDMQLKKGWVIDLPAVGERMVTASRVYQLAEPTLLASSVIPVDDVCKPGGTGYLNAVNPYTGGRLTQPLFDFDDDGSFTDDTFSDGTYGGSIDLGIGKPGEPILIGDRLVVGGSDAKLGDVRVNLGGGGSSFRGRISWREIVR
- the pilV gene encoding type IV pilus modification protein PilV; this translates as MSNKHRQPARPARAGRSSQRGFGLIEVLVAVLVLAIGLLGIAGLQSSTLKNNQSAFERSQAVTLSYLMLDAMRANVNAARTGQYNISRTCSVSASTTLITSDQRLWMQALKQTLGDRDTTCGQITCQGERCTVRIFWDDTRAISGDSNQMVETISVL
- a CDS encoding GspH/FimT family pseudopilin, which encodes MDKSTYPLSKPTRHRSGGFTLIELMVTLAVAAILLGIAVPSFQGMMEKNRVAAQSNELLGGLQTARSEAIRKNATHRFCSASTGWIVRTPSSATAIREGTLQGSTTVGTFCADYRADGLPYSCTCDTATVGTTLITGGQITITSGAQTRNIRIRTGSIHVE
- the nrdR gene encoding transcriptional regulator NrdR; amino-acid sequence: MKCPFCGHLETQVVETRISEDADFIRRRRQCGHCEKRFTTYERPEVSFPAVVKKDGRRVDYVPAKLRASFALALRKRPVSTEQVDAAIERIEEKLLNLGVREVPATRLGEMVMRELKKLDKVAYIRFASVYRSFDDVNEFMDAVRETTSRSSG